AGACGACATGGCAGAGGGGTTTTACCGGTTCGGGGAATTAGTCGTTCCCCCGCTGGTCGCGATGAACGGGACCAAGTTCACGTTCCACGGGCTGGAGAACATTCCGCAACGCGGCCCGGCGCTGATCGCGCAGAACCACACCAGCTACCTGGACTGGCTCCCGTCGCTGTTCGCCGCGCGGGAACGGGGCCGACGGATGTATTTCATGATCAAGGCCGAGATGGCCGACGTGAAGGCCGTCGACTACGTGATCAAGCACGCCAGGCTCATTCCGGTGGACCGCCGCAACGGTCACGACGCCTTCGCGACGGCGGTGCAGCGACTGCGGGCGGGCGAACTGATCGGGATGCACCCCGAGGCCACCATCAGCCGCAGTTTCGAACTCCGGGAATTCAAGTCCGGTGCCGCGCGGATGGCGTTGGACGCACAGGTGCCGATTGTTCCGCTGATTGTCTGGGGCGCACACCGGATTTGGCCAAAGGATCATCCAAAGAAGGTGTTCCGCAACAAGATTCCGATCACGGTGTCCGCCGGGCGGCCGATTGCTCCGCACGGTTCCGTCGAGCAACTCAACGCGACACTGCGCCGGGCGATGAACGAGCTGCTCTACCGGGTGCAGGAGGAGTATCCGCATCCGCAGGGCGAGTTCTGGGTGCCGCGGCGCCTCGGCGGCAGCGCGCCGAACCGCGACGACTCCCAGCAGATCCGGCTGGTCGAATTGCAGCAGCGGGCCCTGAAGTACGGGACCGACGGAGTCACCCGGCCGGGGGACAAGCAAAGCGGACGGCATTGACGAGGGCGGGGTTCGCCGTCGGGCTGGACGGGCGGATCGCCTGAGTGACGGCTCAATGACGGCGCCGACTTCGCGGCCGGCGCTTATCGCCTGCGATGTCGACGGCACCCTGTTCGACGACGACGAAACCATCACTCCGCGTACCCGTGCGGCGGTGCGCGCCGCCGTCGACGCCGGCGCCGAATTCATAGTGGCAACCGGTCGCCCGCCGCGCTGGATCCGTCCCATCGTCGACGAGCTGGGCTTCGCGCCGATGGCCGTGTGCGCCAACGGCGCCGTCATCTACGACCCGGCCACCGACCGGGTGGTGTCGACGCGCACGTTGCCCGTCGACACGCTGGCCGAACTGGTCGAGCTCGCGACCCGCGTCATTCCGGGGGCCGGCCTGGCGGTGGAGCGGATCGGCCGCAGCGCCCACGACACGGCGACCCCGCAGTTCGTCAGCTCGCCGGGCTATGAGCACGCGTGGCTGAATCCGGACAACACCGAGGTGTCGATCGAAGACCTGCTCAGCGCGCCGGCCATCAAACTGTTGATTCGCAAGGCCGGTGCCCGCAGCGCGGACATGGCCGCCGAGCTGGCCAAGCACGTCGGCGTCGAGGGCGACATCACCTACTCGACCAATAACGGACTGGTGGAGGTGGTGCCGCTCGGAATCAGCAAGGCCACCGGCATCGAGGAGGTCGCCAGGCCGCTGGAGATCGTCAGCGCCGAGGTGGTGGCCTTCGGGGACATGCCCAACGACCTGCCGATGCTGCGGTGGGTCGGTCATGGCGTGGCCATGGGCAATGCCCATCCCGAGGTGCTTGCCGCCGCCAACGAGGTCACCGCGCGCAACAGCGACGACGGCGTGGGACGCGTGCTGGAACGGTGGTGGGGATAGCCCGGCCGCGCCGGTGCTGATCGCTGCCGAAGCCGTAGCAAATGTGGCAGACTGCCCGCGTGCCCGCCTTCCGGCCCGTTGTCCCTCGTCAGGTGTTGTAGTGGGGTCGCACGTCGAGCCGCCGAAGGGCGGCGAGCCCACCGACGACAAAGCCGACAACGCGGACGACAAGGCCGGCGATCAGCCGGAGCCGGAGAAACCCACCGGCAGCGACGTCGGGCAACCCGCCGACGACGACGAGTCCGGACGATTCCCGTCCGGCGGCAGCATGGAGTTCCAGGACGCGGCGACGACGAAGCCACGGCCGCCCTCGCCCGCCGAATTGCGGGCGCGCAAGAAGTACGAACAAAAGCAGAAGGAGCTGGAAGAGGCTCGGCAGGCCGCCGAAGAGAAGCGGCGCCACCAGAAGCGCGTGTTGATGGGCGCCGCGGCCGCCGTCGGCGTGGTGGGCCTGGTGGCCGGCCTCGGGTATTGGATGCTGTCGGAGCCGACCGTCACCGCGCAGTGCGTCCAGGAAGATCCGAGCGGTCAGCCGGTGATCGTGCCGGACAGCTACTGCACCGGTCATACCGAGGGACTCAACGGCTTCTTCTACTACGGCGGGCACCAATACCACTACTACTACGGCAGTTCGGGCTCGGTGGGTTCGCGACCGAGCGGCGGGACGACGACCGCGCCCAAGGGCGCCAACATCACCACCAAGTCGGGGAGCAGCATTTCGCGCGGCGGCCTGGGCGGCTCGTCGCCCGGGAAGAGCAGCGGCTCGTGAGACGCGCCACGCAGCGACCGCGGCCGAACTGGCAGAAGATCGTCGAATCGCAAGGCCTGGTGTATGGGACGCCCGCGCGTGACGCCAGGGGGCGGGACCGCCCGTACTGGGACGAATCGGTGTATTACGAGTTCGAGATGGACGAGATCCTGGCGCTGGAAGCCGATGTCGAACTGCTGCATTCGATGTGCCTGAACGCCGTCGAGCAGGTCGTGCTGATGGAGCGTTACGCGGAATTTGGTCTGCCGGAATGGAGTTGGCAACCGATTGCCGAGTCGTGGCGCCGGTCGGACCCACATGTGTACGGTCGCTTCGACTTACGCTACGACGGGCGACGGCCTGCGGTGCTGCTCGAGTACAACGCCGATACGCCGACGACGCTACTGGAAGCCGCTATCCTGCAATGGTATTGGCTCAAGGACTGCTTCCCCGACGACGACCAGTGGAACTCCTTGCACGAGCAGCTGGTCGACCGGTGGAAGCTGCTGCGCGATCTGCTGCCCAACGACGAGCTCCACCTGAGCTGGTCGGGGGTGGAGGCCACCGGCGAGGACCAGATCACGACCACCTACATGCAGGAAACGGCCGCGGAGGCGGGTTTTCAAACGGTCGGCCTGACGATTGAGGACATCGGCTGGGACTCCGCGCTGAAGCGCTTCGTCGACCTCGAAGAGTCACAGATCCACGCGGTCTTCAAGCTCTACCCCTGGGAGTGGGTGCTCGACGACGAGTTCGGCAAGCACGTGGTGTCCACCCTGCCGCAGACGGCGTGGATCGAACCGCTGTGGAAGACGCTGTTGTCCAACAAGGCGATTCTCGGCATTTTGTGGGAGATGTATCCGGGCCACCCGAACCTGTTGCCCGCCTACATCGACGATCCGCACGAGTTGACCGAATACGTCCGCAAACCCAAGCTGGGGCGTGAAGGCGCGAACATCACCGTCGTCGGCGCCGGCCGCCAGACCGCGACGGGCGGTGTCTACGGCGAAGAGGGATACGTCTATCAGCTGTTGGACCCGCTACCCGAATTCGACGATATGCGGCCCGCGTTGGGCGCCTGGATCGTCGGCGATACAGCCGCCGGCCTCGGCATCCGCGAGACTGCGGGACTGATCACCGACGACGGCGCGGCCTTTGTCCCACACCGGATCCCCCAGAAGTGAACGTCTGAGCAAGTGAACGGAGTTGATCGTCGATGACAAACATCGTGGCGCTGAATTCAGGCTATTGGGATCAGGGCTATTGGGCGGTGCTCGGCCGTGGCGCGGGCGCCATCATCTTGTACGCGATCGTTGGACTGATCCTGATGCTGGTCGGGTTCTACGCCATCGACCTCACCACGCCGGGTCCGCTGCGCAAGATGGTCAACGTCGGAAAACCGAACGCGATCATCGTGTCCGCCGCGGGAATGGTGAGCATGGCGTTGATCGTGGTGCTGGCGATTTACTCGTCGTCCGGAAAGCTGGCCGAAGGGCTGGTGGGATCGGCGGTCTTCGGGCTGGTGGGCATCGTCGCCCAGGTGGTGATGATGCGGATCGCGACCATGGTGATCGGCATCGACATGGACGCGTTGTTCAACTCCGATGAGTTCAACTATGAGGCGCTGATGGTGGCCGCCGCGCAGGTGGCGCTGGGCATCGTGGTGGCGGTCGCGATCCTCTGACGGCAGCCGCCTAGCGGGAATCGCTATCCCGCAGGCTCTTTGGCGGCACGGTCGCCGCGGTGAGCGTGTCCGCATCGATGGTCTGGGGGCGGTAGGGCAGCGTCGGCAGGCGCGCCGACATCGTTGCGACGGGGTCGTCGCAGGTTTCGGTCAGCCCGCAAAGAAATGCCCATTCATGTTCGTCGCTACCGAAATACAGGACGGTGGGGAAGGTTTCGTGGAACCGCCGCCACGACGCGTGCAACGATTCGTTGCGCCACACCGTAGGACAGCCGGCCTGAGCGACGACCACCCGGCCGATACTCGCGCAGCGTCGCAGGAAGTCGGTGCCGTAGAGCCGGTTGTGCTGGACCGCCTCGGTGCGCTCGTCGGGAAGATCGATCACCACGACGTCGTACTGCGTGGTAGCGCGGTCCACGAATTCCCAACCGTCGCAATAGTGCATGGCAACCGGCCCGGAACCTGTTTCCGCCCTTAGTAGTTCGTCCACCGTGTAGCCGTAGGGCAGGTGTCGCGCGCACAGCCGCACGGCCTCGCGATCGATGTCGACGTGATCGACGTGGGCCGCCCCCGCCGATACCGCCTGCTGGCTGACCACGCCCTCGCCCGAGCCGATGACGAGCACCCGCTCGATCTGGCCGGCCAGCAGCAGCGCCGGTACCAGTAGCGCCTCGTGATAGATGAGCTGACTGAACTCGGTGCTTTGACGTTCGCCGTCGCTGAACAACGACACGCCCTGCCGGGTGCGGCCGATCACCAGGTTCTGGAATTCGGTGTCGACGTCGCAGATGACCTCGGCGAGGTCCCAGATTCGGGTCAGTCCCGGCGCCAGGGGTTCGGCGACCTCCCATCGGTTGTCGGAAGGCTCATCGAAATATGTTGGCAACGACGGGAATCCATTGAACTGAACCGACGAATAGCTCGCGGTGTACGCGCCGGTGTCGGCGATCTCGACCCGGTCGCCGGGACTCAGGGTGACCGGAAGCGGATAGCTCTGATAGAGCACGTCGTCGCCGTCGCAGGTCGGACCCGCGATTACCGCGTCGGCGAACGGATCACCATCACGGTCGGTCCGCAGGCGGTACCGGATGTACTCGTTTTCGGTCTCGGCGAGACCGCCGTAGCGGCCGATGTCGAGGTACACCCAGCGCCGGGCGTCGGTGCCCGTACGCACCGCCACCACCTCGCAGCTGATCGTGCCCGCCGAACCCGCGATCGCCCGCCCGGGCTCGATAGCCAGCTGCGGCGGGTTCGTGCCGAAGTGGCGGGCCAGTGCCGCGTGGATGGCCTCGGCGATGACGTCGAGATGCGGTGCGCCGACCGCGTACGCCAGCGGATAACCGCCCCCGATGTTGATCGTGCCGATTTCTCCCAGTCCATCGAAAACTGCTGCAGCACAACGTATTCCCAGCTCCCATGCCGATGGGTCGAGTTGCTGTGACCCGACGTGAAAACACACGCCTTCGGGGCGAAGTCCCCGCCGCGCGGCCCGGTGCAGCAATTCGGCGGCGGCATCGGCAGCGCAGCCGAACTTGTGACCGAACGGGGTCACCGACGACGGAAAGTCCGGCGCGATACGGCATTCCACCGCCGCTGCGGGCGCGCGTTCGGCGATGGCGTCGAGTCCTTGTTCGGTGTCGAACGCGAACCGCCGCACCCCGCGCGCATGTGCCTGGGCGATGTCGGCGGGCTTCTTGACGGGATTCCCGAACGTCAGCAGGCTGCCGTCGATCCCGGCCGAGGCGCACGTGTCGATCTCGCCGACCGATGCGACGTCGAATGCGCAGCCCTGGGCGGCCAGCAGGCGCAGGATCGGCTCGGCGGGGTTCGCCTTGACCGCATAGCGGATTTGCGCCTGGGGAAACGCGGCGCGCATCGCCTTGAAGTTCTCGCGCACCCGACCCAGATCGATGCTCAGATACGGCGTCTCGGGCACAGGTCGCAGACTAGTACGCGGGTCGGCGCCGTGTGCGGGACCCGGAGTCAGGCGTCCGGATGTGTCGGCAGCGTGAAGTGTTCCGGCGGGACGGCCGGGGCGCTGGGCGCTTGTCCCGAGAGCTGTGTGGTGATCCCGTCGAGGATCTGGTTGACGTCGCCGGTGAGACGGTTGTAGTTCAGCGTGCCATGCTGGAAGTTCTGCGTGATCTGCAGCGGCTCTTGGATTTCGGCGCTGGTCGGCAAGCCGAGCGGGCCGCGCTCGTAGCTCTGCGAGGCCCAGGCGTCATAGATCGCGCCGGTGACGGGTTGTGCTCCGGTCGCCGGCGACCAGTACATCGCGCCCCTGGCGAAGGTGGAGTAGCGGGCGTCGCCTTCGGCGTTGTCCTCCGGCGAGGTGGGCGCGCCCAGCACACTGTTCATCCCGCCCAGCTCCAGCCAGTGCTGGTAGATCGCGCCGCCCTGCAGCGCCTTGATCAATTCCTCCGGTGGGTCGTTGAAATGGGATGCGATATCCCGGATTTCGTCCATCAGTGCGTAGGCGGCGTTACCGGGGCAGTCGGTGTTGCCGACGTCGCGGTGGGTGAAGATAGTCGGCAGCGTCGCCACGGCGCCGGCCGGATACGTGGTGTAGTGGCTGCCCGCGGACTCCAATGTCACCGTGCCCTTGGGGTCGACCCCGTCCAGGCCGAGGCGCCAGCCCAGCAGCCGGCCGACCGAGCGAAGCTGCAGCGGGGTCGGCGGGACGTCGTCGAAGTTGCCAATCATCGCGACACCCCAGGTGTTGCGGTTGAAGCCGCCGGTGTGGAAGCCCTCGACGGCCTTGGTGAGACCGCCGGCGCTGCCTTCGAACACCTGGCCGTACTTGTCGACCAGCGCGTTGTAGGCGATGTCGCACCAGCCCAACGTCTTGCTGTGGTAGGTGTAAATGGCCTTGACGATGCCCGCCGATTCGAGCGGCGAGTAGTCATTGCTGCCCGCGGTGTGATGGATGACGGCCGCGCGAATCCCGTTGTCGTACTGGGGACTACCGCATCGCAGTGACTCGTCGGCGCCCCATTCCTGTCGGCTGATGATGGGCGGCGCCTGGCCGGGCATCACGACTCCGGCCGGCGGCGTCCACTGAGTCTTGGCCGGTGCCTGCGGCGGGGAGATGAGGATCGCGGAGATGTTCTGCCCGAACGGTTGTTCCCGCGACGCGGGCCGGTAGCCGAGATCGTTGACCGGTGCGGCGGTTGGAGCCGCCACGGTTACCGCGGCGTCGAGCGGGCGGGTGACCGCGATCTGCACGGTCGTCGTGGTGCCGACGAACACCGGATCGGTGCTGCGGGGTCCCTCGGTCGGTCCGGGCGGCGGGGCCGACTCGCCGGCCGCTGGGCCGTTGTCCGGCGCCGCGGTCTCGTACTCGGTCTGATACCAGGGCCCCCACGAACCGTCGGGGTGCTTAGCCCGCACCCGAGTGGAGGTGCCGGCCAGGTCGCCGGTGAGTGCGACCAGAGAAAACGGCGTGTCCTGGGTGACTTCGCGAACCGTGACGCCGCCGCCGAGTCCGACCAGCGGCTGCTCGGCGAGCTTGGTGTCGTGAGTCGGCCGAGCGGCGGCGGAGGTGCCGTGGTCGCGGGTCAGGTCCGCGACCGCCGAGACCAGGACAACCGTCGCCGCGATGGCCGTAAGCAACATCGTTGGCGGACGGTGACGAGACAACACCAGCTGATGTTACGTGTGTTTCTGATGTTATTAATGAGGCGACACGTTTTCCGCGTGTCAAACCGGTCCTGAACTGTTCGACGGCACCGCAGAGGATTGGTGACTCTGCGGTGCCGTCAGGTGACAGGACCCCCGAAGCTCTAGACGGGAGGCAGCGCCGGAGGAAGCGCCGCAGCCGCGCCCGGCAGGGCGCCAGCGGCACCCGGCAGCGCACCGGCCACACCCGGCAGCGCACCCGCGGCACCCGGCAGGGCGCCAGCGGCACCCGGCAGGGCACCGGCCACGCCCGGCAAGGCGCCAGCCGCACCCGGCAAGGCGCCAGCCGCACCCGGCAGCGCACCGGCCGCGCCGCCCTGAGCCTGCATGATGGCCGGCATCACCAGGCCCTTGAGCAGGTCGATGGCCTGACCCGCACCGAGCTGGTTAGCGGCTTGCATCACGTCGTTGACGAGGCCACCGCCGCCGCTGCTGCCGGTGCTGGCACCGCCGATCGGCGAACCGCCACCCAGCGTCGACGGGTCACCCAGGATCGGGTAGGTGCCGTCCGCGCCCGGGTCCATCGGGGCGCTGATCGGCACCTCGTTGGGAGCGCCCAGGCCACCGGGAGTCAATCCGGCCGGGCTGGTCAGCCCGGGGTTGGCCAGCGCCGGGTTGAGCCCCGCGCCTGGCATGGTGGGCATACCGGGAGTGGTCGGCGTGCCGGGCACACCGGGCGTCAGCGCACCGGGCGCGGCACCCGGTGTCAGACCCGGGCTGGTGAGACCGGGCGTCAGGCCAGGGCTCGTCAGGCCGGGGCTAGTCAATCCAGGACTCAGACCCGGACTCGTCAGGCCCGGAGTGCCCAGGCCAGGACTGGTGAGGCCGGGGCTGGTCAGACCGGTGGTCCCGAGGCCCGGAGTGCCCAGGCCCGGGCTGGTCAGCCCAGTGGTCCCGAGGCCCGTCGTCCCGGT
The Mycobacterium sp. 050128 genome window above contains:
- a CDS encoding glutathionylspermidine synthase family protein, with protein sequence MRRATQRPRPNWQKIVESQGLVYGTPARDARGRDRPYWDESVYYEFEMDEILALEADVELLHSMCLNAVEQVVLMERYAEFGLPEWSWQPIAESWRRSDPHVYGRFDLRYDGRRPAVLLEYNADTPTTLLEAAILQWYWLKDCFPDDDQWNSLHEQLVDRWKLLRDLLPNDELHLSWSGVEATGEDQITTTYMQETAAEAGFQTVGLTIEDIGWDSALKRFVDLEESQIHAVFKLYPWEWVLDDEFGKHVVSTLPQTAWIEPLWKTLLSNKAILGILWEMYPGHPNLLPAYIDDPHELTEYVRKPKLGREGANITVVGAGRQTATGGVYGEEGYVYQLLDPLPEFDDMRPALGAWIVGDTAAGLGIRETAGLITDDGAAFVPHRIPQK
- a CDS encoding lysophospholipid acyltransferase family protein; this translates as MAEGFYRFGELVVPPLVAMNGTKFTFHGLENIPQRGPALIAQNHTSYLDWLPSLFAARERGRRMYFMIKAEMADVKAVDYVIKHARLIPVDRRNGHDAFATAVQRLRAGELIGMHPEATISRSFELREFKSGAARMALDAQVPIVPLIVWGAHRIWPKDHPKKVFRNKIPITVSAGRPIAPHGSVEQLNATLRRAMNELLYRVQEEYPHPQGEFWVPRRLGGSAPNRDDSQQIRLVELQQRALKYGTDGVTRPGDKQSGRH
- a CDS encoding HAD family hydrolase: MTAPTSRPALIACDVDGTLFDDDETITPRTRAAVRAAVDAGAEFIVATGRPPRWIRPIVDELGFAPMAVCANGAVIYDPATDRVVSTRTLPVDTLAELVELATRVIPGAGLAVERIGRSAHDTATPQFVSSPGYEHAWLNPDNTEVSIEDLLSAPAIKLLIRKAGARSADMAAELAKHVGVEGDITYSTNNGLVEVVPLGISKATGIEEVARPLEIVSAEVVAFGDMPNDLPMLRWVGHGVAMGNAHPEVLAAANEVTARNSDDGVGRVLERWWG
- a CDS encoding LGFP repeat-containing protein; translation: MLLTAIAATVVLVSAVADLTRDHGTSAAARPTHDTKLAEQPLVGLGGGVTVREVTQDTPFSLVALTGDLAGTSTRVRAKHPDGSWGPWYQTEYETAAPDNGPAAGESAPPPGPTEGPRSTDPVFVGTTTTVQIAVTRPLDAAVTVAAPTAAPVNDLGYRPASREQPFGQNISAILISPPQAPAKTQWTPPAGVVMPGQAPPIISRQEWGADESLRCGSPQYDNGIRAAVIHHTAGSNDYSPLESAGIVKAIYTYHSKTLGWCDIAYNALVDKYGQVFEGSAGGLTKAVEGFHTGGFNRNTWGVAMIGNFDDVPPTPLQLRSVGRLLGWRLGLDGVDPKGTVTLESAGSHYTTYPAGAVATLPTIFTHRDVGNTDCPGNAAYALMDEIRDIASHFNDPPEELIKALQGGAIYQHWLELGGMNSVLGAPTSPEDNAEGDARYSTFARGAMYWSPATGAQPVTGAIYDAWASQSYERGPLGLPTSAEIQEPLQITQNFQHGTLNYNRLTGDVNQILDGITTQLSGQAPSAPAVPPEHFTLPTHPDA
- a CDS encoding PirG, coding for MPNRRRRKLSTAMSAVAALAVASPCAYFLVYESTASGKPVEHHDFKQAAVMTDLPGELVGALTQGLSQFGVNLPPIPALGGGGTGTTGLGTTGLTSPGLGTPGLGTTGLTSPGLTSPGLGTPGLTSPGLSPGLTSPGLTSPGLTPGLTSPGLTPGAAPGALTPGVPGTPTTPGMPTMPGAGLNPALANPGLTSPAGLTPGGLGAPNEVPISAPMDPGADGTYPILGDPSTLGGGSPIGGASTGSSGGGGLVNDVMQAANQLGAGQAIDLLKGLVMPAIMQAQGGAAGALPGAAGALPGAAGALPGVAGALPGAAGALPGAAGALPGVAGALPGAAGALPGAAAALPPALPPV
- a CDS encoding DUF350 domain-containing protein; this translates as MTNIVALNSGYWDQGYWAVLGRGAGAIILYAIVGLILMLVGFYAIDLTTPGPLRKMVNVGKPNAIIVSAAGMVSMALIVVLAIYSSSGKLAEGLVGSAVFGLVGIVAQVVMMRIATMVIGIDMDALFNSDEFNYEALMVAAAQVALGIVVAVAIL
- a CDS encoding alanine racemase, coding for MPETPYLSIDLGRVRENFKAMRAAFPQAQIRYAVKANPAEPILRLLAAQGCAFDVASVGEIDTCASAGIDGSLLTFGNPVKKPADIAQAHARGVRRFAFDTEQGLDAIAERAPAAAVECRIAPDFPSSVTPFGHKFGCAADAAAELLHRAARRGLRPEGVCFHVGSQQLDPSAWELGIRCAAAVFDGLGEIGTINIGGGYPLAYAVGAPHLDVIAEAIHAALARHFGTNPPQLAIEPGRAIAGSAGTISCEVVAVRTGTDARRWVYLDIGRYGGLAETENEYIRYRLRTDRDGDPFADAVIAGPTCDGDDVLYQSYPLPVTLSPGDRVEIADTGAYTASYSSVQFNGFPSLPTYFDEPSDNRWEVAEPLAPGLTRIWDLAEVICDVDTEFQNLVIGRTRQGVSLFSDGERQSTEFSQLIYHEALLVPALLLAGQIERVLVIGSGEGVVSQQAVSAGAAHVDHVDIDREAVRLCARHLPYGYTVDELLRAETGSGPVAMHYCDGWEFVDRATTQYDVVVIDLPDERTEAVQHNRLYGTDFLRRCASIGRVVVAQAGCPTVWRNESLHASWRRFHETFPTVLYFGSDEHEWAFLCGLTETCDDPVATMSARLPTLPYRPQTIDADTLTAATVPPKSLRDSDSR